In Physeter macrocephalus isolate SW-GA chromosome 2, ASM283717v5, whole genome shotgun sequence, a single window of DNA contains:
- the LOC112064559 gene encoding hypoxanthine-guanine phosphoribosyltransferase-like, producing MVTRSPSIVISDDEPGYDLALFCIPNHYAEDLEKVFIPHGLIMDRTKWLARDVMKEMGGHHIVALCVLKGGYKFFADLLDYIKAINRNSDRSIPRTVDFIRLKSYCNDQSTGHIKVTGGDDLSTFTGKNVLIVEDIIDTGKTMQTLLSLVKQHNPKLVKVASLLVKRTPRSVGYRPDLAGFEIPDKFVVGYALDYNEYFRDLNHVCVISKTGKAKYKA from the coding sequence ATGGTGACCCGCAGTCCCAGCATCgtgattagtgatgatgaaccAGGTTATGACCTAGCTTTATTTTGTATACCTAATCATTATGCTGAGGATTTGGAAAAGGTGTTTATTCCTCATGGACTAATTAtggacaggaccaaatggctGGCTCGAGATGTGATGAAGGAGATGGGAGGCCATCACATCGTGGCCCTCTGTGTGCTCAAGGGGGGCTATAAATTCTTTGCTGACCTGCTGGATTACATCAAAGCAATAAACAGAAATAGTGATAGATCTATACCTAGGACTGTAGATTTTATCAGACTGAAGAGCTACTGTAATGACCAGTCAACAGGTCACATAAAAGTAACTGGTGGAGATGATCTCTCAACTTTCACTGGAAAGAATGTCTTGATTGTTGAAGATATAATTGACACTGGCAAAACAATGCAAACCTTGCTTTCCTTGGTCAAGCAGCATAATCCAAAGCTGGTCAAGGTTGCAAGCTTGCTGGTGAAAAGGACCCCTCGAAGTGTTGGATATAGACCAGACCTTGCTGGATTTGAAATTCCAGACAAGTTTGTTGTAGGATATGCCCTTGACTATAATGAATACTTCAGGGATTTGAATCATGTTTGTGTCATTAGCAAAActggaaaagcaaaatacaaagccTAA